The following coding sequences are from one Manis pentadactyla isolate mManPen7 chromosome 13, mManPen7.hap1, whole genome shotgun sequence window:
- the TRIM17 gene encoding LOW QUALITY PROTEIN: E3 ubiquitin-protein ligase TRIM17 (The sequence of the model RefSeq protein was modified relative to this genomic sequence to represent the inferred CDS: inserted 1 base in 1 codon; substituted 3 bases at 3 genomic stop codons) has protein sequence MCATVEAGEGPGSLQEEMAKTKELQAREKEAMAKXQKAVTEQRQCILAEFEKMAVFLVEEEQHLLQGLKEEEVEXAVKLRGRSAALDQQHHSLEKLLLQLEDRMECEPLEMLQDMKKPLSRRDSLSVQNPEAIPTVLRTVCRVPGQIEVIKNFQEDVVPDSATAYPYLLLYESLLRQYLSTPLDSMPQSKDRFLAYLCTVGRETFSLGRHYWEMGMNLTRDALXDLGVCRDNVSWRDRVPKSPENRFXVVQLCKGQKYMPSAIVPTPITLSEPPSHVGIFLDFEAGEVSFYKVKDGAHLHTYSQAVFSGPLQPFFCLGAPKSGQIVISTVTLWVKG, from the exons ATGTGTGCCACAGTTGAAGCTGGAGAAGGACCTGGGAGCCTTCAGGAGGAGATGGCAAAGACCAAAGAGCTGCAGGCCAGGGAGAAGGAGGCCATGGCCAAGTGACAG AAGGCGGTGACGGAGCAGAGGCAGTGCATCCTGGCAGAGTTTGAGAAAATGGCGGTCTTCCTGGTGGAGGAGGAGCAGCACCTCCTCCAGGGCCTGAAGGAAGAGGAGGTGG ATGCAGTCAAACTGCGTGGGCGCTCAGCcgccctggaccagcagcaccaCTCCCTGGAGAAGCTCCTGCTGCAGCTGGAGGACAGGATGGAGTGCGAACCACTGGAGATGCTGCAG GATATGAAGAAACCCCTGAGCAG GAGGGACAGCCTGAGTGTACAGAACCCAGAGGCCATCCCCACTGTGCTGAGGACGGTCTGCAGGGTCCCAGGACAAATAGAGGTGATCAAGAATTTCCAAG AGGATGTGGTGCCTGACTCTGCCACAGCGTACCCCTACCTCCTCCTGTACGAGAGCCTCCTGAGGCAATACCTGAGCACCCCGCTGGACAGCATGCCCCAGAGCAAGGACAGGTTCCTGGCCTACCTCTGCACGGTGGGCCGGGAGACCTTCTCCTTGGGGAGGCATTACTGGGAGATGGGCATGAACCTCACCAGAGATGCGCTGTGAGACCTGGGTGTGTGCAGAGACAACGTTAGCTGGAGGGACAGGGTCCCTAAGTCCCCCGAAAACAGGTTCTAGGtggtgcagctgtgcaaaggACAGAAGTACATGCCCTCAGCAATTGTCCCAACCCCCATCACACTGAGCGAGCCCCCAAGCCACGTGGGCATCTTCCTGGACTTTGAGGCAGGGGAGGTATCCTTCTACAAGGTCAAGGATGGGGCCCACCTGCACACCTACTCCCAGGCTGTCTTCTCTGGGCCCTTGCAGCCCTTCTTCTGCCTCGGGGCCCCCAAATCAGGCCAGATAGTCATCTCTACAGTGACCCTGTGGGTGAAGGGATAG